GCTCAGAACCTTGAGTGCACTTCCCAAACGTTTTACCCTAAAGCAGTTCAAACAAACTTATCCCGAGACGACATTCAAGCTGTTACTCGAACTCCTTCACCAAGGGATCATCATCCTAAGCGACGAGCAGGGTATGGCTCCGAGACCTAAGGTTGTCAAAGGTTGGGGGGTATCTTCATCTTTTCTGTCAGACTCCTCCAAGTTGGATCATGCACGTGAGATGCTCAAACGCAGCCGTGGTGCGATCCGAGTCTTTGAGCAGATTGTGTCGGTGCACGATGCTCGTCTCAAATCCCGAGATCGTGATGCTGATTCACCTTTGCTTCCTGTCGCATTGATCTCCCTTGCCGAGAGATATGGGGTCGGTATAGCGGTGATCAAAAAACTCAGAGATCTGGGGGTCTTTGAGGAACAGGAAGTCCTTCTTGATATACAACAACACAGGCAGATACAAGAGCCTCTCGTGGAGGACGCCCTATCCTCATCGCTCAAAGTGCAATACCCCGATGCTCCGATTGTGTTGGCTCATATTGAAGCCTCAAGTCTGAGTCAAAGAGTTCCTTATGCTCTCATCTCCGAAGCCATGAGGGCTGGTGGCCAAGTCTTGTTGCTCTGCCCAACTCAGGAGGCTTTGCACGAACTTGAACCTCTCCTCATCTCTTACTATTCCGAGCACTCGCTCTTTCCTTTTCACTCAAACATCCCACCATACAAACGTAACAACACATGGTACGAAGCACTTCAAGGTGCTTCGGGCCTTTATGTGGGCTTACGCAAGGCGGTATGGCTGCCGTTTCGGGCTCTGAAGACCGTCATTATCCTTGATGAAGAGCACGTTGGTTATCGCCAGTTTGAACCTGCACCGAGATTCAACGCCCTCAATGTCTCCCTTGTGCTTGCCAAGTATTGCAGAGCACAAGCAATCATGACCACGGCTTCGCCTTCGGTGGAGCGACAGCTTCTTGCTCACGAGGGGCGTTATGCCTATCTGAACCTACCCTCCCGAGAGCCTGATAACAACTCTGCTACGCTCCAACTCATATCGCTCAAAGACTCTTTCAAGAAAAATAAAGTTCGTGGTCGTCTCCTCTCCTTCGAGGTCTTGGATGCACTACGTGAAAACATACAAGCGGGAGGAAAGGCACTTCTTCTCCTACATCGCAAAGGCTATGCCCGATATGTCACTTGCGAAGACTGTGGTATGACGCTCGAATGCCCCCAATGCAATGTGACCTATCGCTACTTTGAAAACAACAAAAATATCGTCTGTCCTCTTTGCGGACATCACGATGCCGTCCCACACTCTTGTCCCGATTGTGGACAGACCTCTCTTACGTTTGGAGGAACAGGCATCGAGAGGCTCGCTCAGGAAGTGCGCTATATCTATCCGGAAGTTTCCACGACCGTCATTGGAGAAGAGAGCGAAGCCGAGGGTATGGCGTCGGATATCCTACTCTCCTCGGATTATGAGATCCCCCGGAAGATATTACGCGCCCTTTCGCTCATTGTCATTGTCCAGTTTGATCTGCTCACCATGAAGCATGACTTCAGGGCAAACGAAAGGGCTTATCGACTTCTCTGTCATTGTCAGAACGAGGCACCCAAGCTCCGAAAATTCATCATTCAGTATCTTTCAGAGCACCAAAATGCACTTCTTGCTTTTCAGGCAAAGGACTATAACCTTCTCTTCGAGCATGAGCTCCAACAACGTGCCTTGGTCAAGTATCCCCCTTTCTCTCGAATGATAGATGCCTATGTCGAGTCTTCGGACAAGCGACAGGCTTACGACTTGGCCACTCTCTTCGTTGATCGAGCTCAGCAACTCACCGAACTCAGTGTCTTCGGTCCTGCCCCCCTGCCTGTCCGGAAGAAATGGGTCGAAGCAGGATACAAGCTTACCTTCATGATCCCTATCGACGAAGATCTTCGAGCGATGCGGAGATATTTGGAAGACCTTGCCGGAGAGATTCTTGCTGATAAGGCGGCGAGAGCTACACGTATCTATTTCGACGTTGATCCGCTATAAAAACAAATCAATCACCAATAAAAACTTTTTCCAAATTTATGAATCTCAAATACAAAATACTCTTTGTTTGTCTTGGCAACATCTGTCGTTCGCCCATGGCCGAGGCTGTGGCAGACAAGTTGATCAAGTCTCAAGGATTGGAGCATCTCGAAGTGGACTCTGCCGGCATCATGGGTTATCACGAGGGAGACAAGGCTGATCCTCGTATGCGCAAGCACGGTGGCGAACGAGGTTATGCCGTGACCTCAATCTCTCGTCCCGTGACCTACCAAGACTTCGAGGACTTTGATCTCATTGTCGGTATGGATGACAGTAATATCCGTGCCCTGTACGACAAAGCTCCAAGTGTCGAAGCCTCTCGGAAGATCGTCCGTATGGCGGACTACCTCACCTCGCATCCTGATTACGATCACATCCCGGATCCCTATTACGGTGGAGCTAAGGGGTTCGACCTCGTGATCGATCTTTTGGAAGACGGAGTGACCAATCTTCTCAAGCAACTCCCTAAAAAATAATCCACAACACAGACAAAACTTAGACAACAGATTCTATTCTATCTCGAGATAGAACGCATTCTCTCGTCTGAAAGAATGTACAAGAGTGTGTTTACTGTCTAAAAAGAGGTCTCTCTTCAAACGTTTGTGTCTCTTCACTTGTTTTACTTGTATGAAAAGGAATATAAATATACTCGCCATGGCATCCCTTGTGATGCTGCTGTTTTTGCAATGCTCAAGTTGCGACCACAAACCACCCCAACCGGAGGATGAGAGCTCTGTTGCATTCGATCCTCGGTTCGTGAATGGTAACAAGGTCGGATTTCAAGAAACTCAGATCTTTGTCAACATCGCCACAAATCATGGCTGGACGCTCACGCTGTCTTCAGACCAAGACTTTGTCGAAGCAGATGTTTTGTCCGGTAATGGAAACAGTTCGATCACTCTATTCATCCGACGCAATGAGGGTGCTGAACGCAGGGCGGAGATCAAAGTCGATTTTTCAAACGGTCTCACAAAGACTTTGACGCTTGTTCAGCTCAAAGCCAACGAGATTACGCCTGATCCTGCCCTCGCTTCTCGCCTTGAGATACCGAAACTCTCGGGAGATGCCGACTCTCGCTTCGTCGCGCACTATGCCCGTACCACAGCCGGTAAGGAAGTGATGAACTACTGTCTTGAATTTGTCTTGTCCAAGCATCAGAGCCGTTGGGTGGCTTTCCGATTTGATGACGAAACCCGTCCTAAGAATGTCAAAAGACAAGATACTTGGAGTGATGATCCGAAGCTCTTAGGGCTCACGGCTATGGGGACTTATCCTTATTTTCAAGGCATTGATATGGATCGTGGGCACATGGTGGCAAGCAACGACCGAGTCTTTAGTAAAGAGGCGAATGACCAGACCTTCTATTATTCAAATATTGCTCCTCAGATAGGTAAAAAGTTCAATCAATATATTTGGCAAGAGCTGGAGAATAAAGTCGCCAACTGGGGGCGTAGCTCCAACCTCGCTGACACACTGTACGTCGTCAAAGGGATCACTATAGACAAGCCTTCGGACATCATCGGGTATATCACCTCGAAAGGAAACAAGGTCACTGTACCGGTCGCAAAGAAGTGGTACATGGCACTCCTCAAGATAAAGGATGGTAAGTATTCGGCCATTGGTTTTATCTTTGATCATAAGGAATATACCAGTACTGCGATCCTTCCTGCTTATCGCCGTACGATCAAAGAGTTGCAGGATGAGGTCGGTGTCGACTTCTTCCACCTTCTGCCCGATGATGTCGAGAACGAGGTGGAGCGCACCGTCACCATAAAGCATTGGCCCGGCATATAAGAGGTATTACTGACCAACTGACTGTACTATGAAGAAAGAAAGACTGACACTCGTGCCCGTCGGTGGACTGACAGACCGTCTCAAGGTGATAGCCTCGGCCATCTCGATGGCACTTGAGGCAGAGCGAGAGATGGAGATCATCTGGTTTTCCAACGAAAGGTTGTACTGCCCATCTTATCGACTATTCACCCTTGCACCGGTCATCAAGGAGGCAGGGATTTCGATACGTGAGGCGACAGCCAAAGACTGGTTTTTCAATGACCGTCCTCATACGGGCAATGGTTATCTGTCCTATCCTTTTGTGTTCTTTCGGTACGATAGGTGTATCTCTCCCAAAGAGATTGAGACGGTAAGCAGGACTGCTTCGGGGCGTCTCAAAGAGTACTTCCGAGGTGGGGAGCGTATCTTGTTGACTTCTGCCACTTCTTTCGGTGATCACAGTCAGATGTTTAAGGATTTGGAGGCGACTGTGGAGGTGAAGAATGCTTTTCGCTCGAACCTCTCCGGTTGGACAGACAACGTCATCGGTGTCCATCTCGATGGCAATCAGCAACAGGAGCGACAGAACCATAGTCCGATCGAGCTATTTATCAAGCGGATGCAGGCGATGATCGAGGATGATCCGAGTGTGTCTTTTTTCATCGCTTCGGATATGGTGGAAGAGCGCGAACGACTGTCGGTGATCTTTTCGGGACGAATCTTGATGCCTCACACGCTGTCGTCCATGGATACGCCCAAAGGGTGTATCAATGCTTTTGGCGAACTTTTAGCTTTGGCGCAGACGAAGCGTATCCTTTCGACCAAAGGGGGATCCTTTGCCCAGGTTGCTTCACTCATTGGAGAGGTCCCGCTCGAAACGCTCTCAATATATTCTGAGTAACAACGGACACCTATAGCTCGTAATATGAGTAAAAAAGAAGTCGTTTGACTTAATATATTAAGTCAAACGACTTCTTTTTTTGTTTCGGATGATTCGATTTATTGTCTTTTACAACTTTTGGTGATCCTTCCGGAGGCTTGTGGGTCAGGCTTCTTTGAAGAGAAATCTGAAGGCTTCGTCGACTCGAGACACCGGTACCACTCGGATACCGACGCCGGAGAAGTCCATACCCTTGGTGTTGTCCTTAGGAATGACGATGGTCGAGAAACCGATTTTTTTTGCTTCGCTGATGCGTTGATCGATACGTGAGACCGCTCTCACTTCACCACTCAGACCGACTTCTCCCGTTACACAGACATGTCGAGGGATGGGCAGGTCAAGGTTGGAGGAGAGGACCGAAGCCAATATCGAAAGGTCGAGTGCCGGGTCTGAGATACGTAGTCCTCCGGCTATGTTGAGGAAGACATCCTTCTGGATGAGCTTAAATCCCGCACGCTTTTCGAGCACTGCGAGCAACATATTCATACGACGGATATCAGCACCCGTCGCAGAGCGTTGGGGTGTACCATATATGGCCGAGCTGACCAGGGCTTGTACCTCGATGAGGAGAGGGCGTACACCTTCGATGGTGGCCGCGATGCAGACACCGCTGAGGGTGTCATCAGATCCCGTGAGTAGTAGTTCGGACGGGTTGGATACTTCCCTCAGTCCCTCCGATCTCATCTCGTAGATGCCTATCTCGGAAGTGTTCCCAAAGCGGTTTTTCAGACTACGTAAGATGCGGTACTGGTGGTTCTGATCACCCTCGAAGCGTAGGACGGTATCCACAAGGTGCTCCATGATCTTTGGACCTGCAAGGTTGCCATCCTTGGTGATGTGTCCGATGATGAGGATGGGTATATTGTACTCTTTGGCAAAGGCAAGAAGGGCAGATGTACATTCTTTGACCTGCGTGAGGCTGCCTGCCGATGAGTCCGCAGAGGCCGTCTGCATGGTCTGTATGGAGTCGATGACCAAGAGGTCGGGTTGCTCATTGATGGCTGTCTGTATGATGAGATCGAGATCAGTCTCACTGAAGAGTTTGCATTGGTTGCACTGCTCAGTATCGATCAGTCTGTCTGCACGGAGTTTGATCTGTCCCGGGCTCTCTTCGCCTGAGACATAGAGAGTGTTGAGACTGTTGTGTCGGACAACGGACTGAAGGACAAGGGTACTTTTGCCGATTCCCGGCTCTCCTCCGATAAGTACGAGAGAACCCTTGACGAGCCCCCCACCCAGCACTCGGTTGAGCTCACCGTCCAACATGTCTACCCTCGGAGCCTCCTCGCCCGAGACCTCATTGAGTGGTATAGGTCGTCTGTCCAAAAGATCTGTCACAGCACGATTCTTCGTTGACTCCGGACGGACAGTGTACTCCTTGAGGGTATTCCATGCTCCGCAAGATGGGCACTTGCCTACCCATTTGGGGAAGTCATCACCACACGAAGAGCATAGGTAGACGATCTTGTTGTCCTTCTTTGCCATGGAGGGGGTTACTTGTATTCTCTACGTAGGGGGAGGGTCGTGCAGCGGAGCAGACCACCGAGCTTGGATACCTCTCTGTATGCTACTTCGACGGTCTCTATGCCACGAGCGTTGAGCCAGCCTTTGAGACGAGTGAAGGTGCTGTCGATGACGACCTTTGTGGGCGAAAGGCTGAAGACATTGGGGTTCATCTGGAACATCTCCTCACGAGTGATGATGAACGTGTTTTCGACCCCGAAGAGTTCGACCAAGTACTCCCAATCCTCTCTGTGACGGAACCCTCCGGGGAAGAGGATACACTTGTCTCCTCCGATGGGTTGGAAACAACAGTCAAGGTGTAGCACCCCTGTGTAAGGATCGGTGTCGTGCTTGACCAATTCCAAAGGGATGATCTCCTTATGTGGGAAAAGATCCTTGAGGAAGCCTATGGCATACTTGTTGGTCCTCGCCATCTTGTATTGGGAGTAGTTGGGCGATAGGTAAGTGCCGAGGAAAATCTTGTCAAAATACAAGAGGACGTCTCCGCCTTCGATGTGTACGTGTGAGGGAGGGGTGATGACCTTGGCCGGATCGATGTCTGCAAAGATCTTGTCATAGGCTTGTAGTTCCGCCGCACGATCGGATATGATATTGGCACGGATGATCTTATCTTCAATGACAAATGCCACATCACGAGCAAAGATCTGATTGCAGTCGTGGATGCTTTCGGGGCGAAGGACCTCTATCCCCTGAGCTGTAAGAGTCTCTGCAAGACCCTTAACTTCACGTTCGAGAGCGTCGTCAGAAGGGTATATATTTTGGATGAGGGAGTTGTAAGACTTCGCATCATAGGCCTCTGTCAGAGTAGGGCGTCTGCCGGGCTCTGTGCCCAGCCCCACGACCACGGTCTTGAGTGTCCCGCATTCGTCATGTACATTTAGTTGGATCATAAGAAATGTTGTTTTTATTATGTTTTGCTCAAAAAAGAGTCGGCTCTTTTGGGCGAATTATTTCTTGGTCACAAAGTCGATGTAGTCCTTGACATTCTTTTCGATACGGCTGTCCACATCCGGCATGCCTGCGCCGTAGAATGCAAAGACTCCGCCAGCTTTGGCACGCACGAAGCCTGCACTACCTATCACGAATGACATATATTTTTCGAGCGAAATGTTGCCCGGAGTCTTTTCGTCGAAGACAAAGTCCGGAGCACCACAGGATACTGCCACCTCGATGATCTTGCCCTCCATGTGCACTCCGCCGTCACCATAGCACCATCCTTCGGCCCATACCGTGTCCATCCATTCCTTCATGATCCCCGGTACCATGTACCAATAGAGTGGAAACTGTAGGATGATGCGATCGTATTGTGCCAAGAGTGCTTGCTCACTCGCCAGATCGAAACTTTTGTCCGCCCTGATCACATCCGTGAGGATGTGGATGCGGAGGTCTTCCCCCTCGTAAGGCCTGAGCCCCTTGACCCAGCTTCGGTTGATCTTTGATTTAGAGAGATTTGGGTGTCCTACGACAACTAATGTCTTCATATTTATATGCTTAATGTCTGATATGGTTGGTAGAAAAAATAGCTCCATAAGGAGCTTCACACAAAAATACAAGAATTTGATGAGAGAGCGAAACTCGCCTTCTTTTTATTTTTTTCGATGATACTGACCGGTGACATACTCCCTGAAGAGTTGTTCATTCAGGCGACAGAAGATGTTCTGTCGGGCGTCGGAAAGTCTTCTGTCAGAGCCTGTGAAATGCCCATGTAGGCACATGGTGCCCTTTCCACCGAGGTGGCCTATCGTCTCGACAGAGGTTGTTTCTCTTTGCCAAGTTCTTATGCACTTTACTATTATTGAGTGGGGAAGGTTTTAAATCATACCGGAACTTACAGGGGGAGTATGAATGTTAGGAACTGTTTTGATTGCAGAAAAATGAACCAAAAGGGGGGAAATAGTGTTTATAAAGGGTGAAAAATAAAAGATGCTGAGTATGGAGTCTTTGCCCTTTATCGAATGGTGTCTGGAGCACCTCAACTACTTCACGATCACTCTCTTGATGACGATAGAGAGTTCGTTCATCCCATTCCCTTCGGAAGTGGTGATCCCGCCGGCAGCCTATATGGCAGCTTCATCGGGTGACCTAAATGTATATCTGGTGGTCTTCTTCGGGACGCTGGGTGCCGTTTTCGGGGCTTTGATCAATTATGGCTTGGCGATGTGGCTGGGGCGACCTCTCATCTATCGATTTGCCAACAGCAGGTTGGGGGCGATCTGTCTGATCGACTCTGCCAAGGTGGAGAAGGCCGAGGGCTTCTTTGCCCGTAACGGTTCGATTTCCACTTTTGTCGGTCGTCTTATCCCCGGGATACGTCAGCTGATCTCTATACCTGCAGGCTTGGCTCGTATGTCGTTGTCGAAGTTTATCCTTTTTACCGCGCTTGGGGGTGGTATATGGAATGCTGTTTTGGCAGCCCTCGGGTACTACGCGGCTTCGATCGTACCTCGTGAGCAACTCATGGACTATATTCATCAGCACAGCAGGGAGGTGAGCTTGGTCATCGTGGCGGTGGTCGTCGTGGTGCTGGCTGTCTTCATATACAAAGCCATCAAGAAGCCTAAGGAAGTGGCTTGATGTTCACTTCTTCGGTCTTGAAAGAGAGAATTTTTACCAAACCATAACAGATAATAGACAAGATATATAATGAAAAAGATGATCATCCACTACTGGAGTGACGTGATGTGCCCTTTCTGCTATCTCGGCGAGCACGTCCTTGAGAGGGCATTGGAGAGATTTGAGCATAGGGATGAGGTGCATGTCCGTTGGAAGAGCAATATCCTCCATCCCGAGTTGGAGGTGGGGCAGAGTATTTCCTTCCTCGATCATATGCACCACTATGGCAATGACGGTGAACGGCTCGACAAAAAGATTGCCATCCTCAAGGAGATGGCAGAGAAGGAAGGGCTGATCTATGGGCTCGAAAAGGCGCGTATCGTCAACTCGACAGAGGTGGCTCGTGTGATGAAGTTGGCAACGGACAAGGATCTTGTGCTGCCCGTCGCAAAGGCCTTCGGCAAGGGATACTTCACCGATGGTACGGACTTCTCCAAGACTTCGGAGATCGTGCGTGTGGCTGTCGAGGGTGGTCTCGATAAAGCTGATGTGGAACGCGTATTGGCCTCAAGTGAGTACATGGCAGATGTCGTGAATGATCAGGCGACGGCTTCGCAGGCTTGTCCGAGATTTGTGCCTACGATGTACTTCAATCATGGTTTCATGATGGATGGGATCTTCGACGAGGATAAGATCGTCGAGACGCTCGGACGTGCTTACAAGCAATGGAAGGCCTTCACTCACCAGGTGATGACGATGGATCATGAGTCCATGGGACCCGACGAGTGTGCTGCCATCTGTGATATGCCCGCTCCGTATTGATATCTTCCTCTCCTGATGATGGTAAGGGATAAAGAAAGGCGTGCAAGGTATTTTCTTGCAGGCCTTTCTTATTCAGTTGTGTGGCTTGTGTTGCACAAAAATATGTATATTTGTATAATATCCTGATTGTGGGATGTTGTTTTTTAGAACAAAAGTTGATTTGAATTGATATGAAAAGATTGTTGAAAGGGTTATTGTTTTTTCTTCCTCTTATGGCACTATTGATGACAGCTTGTACGGCAAAGAAGTCCGACAAGCCTGTGATCACCGTGAGCATCGCTCCCGAACGTTTCTTCGTCGGGCGTATAGCCGGTGAGGGTTATCAAGTGAATGTCCTTGTGCCTAAGGATGCAAATCCTGAAATGTACGATCCGACACCAAGGGATATAGCTGCCATCGCGCACTCTGATCTTTATTTCTATATGGGTTCTTTGCCTTTCGAGCACATGTGGCTCACTGCAATCAAGGAACAAAATGCGGACATAAAGTGCATCGATATCTCCTCGCATCTGCCTCTGAAAGAGCACTCTTGTGATCACTGTCATGATGGACATGTGCATGGGGATCCTCACTTCTGGTCTTCTATCACGGGAGCAAAGGCGATTGCCAAAGGAATATACGAGGGACTTGTGGAGATGTACCCCGGAGATGCCGACACATTTCATGCGAACTATGAGATCCTGATCCGGGACATCGAAGCTCTTGAAAGAGAGTGTCGTGAGCTCTTTGATGACCTTGAGCATCGTGCCTTTATCATCTATCATCCTTCGTTGAGTTATTTTGCGGATGAGTGGCATCTTGATCAGCGTGCCATCGAAAGAGAGGGAAAAGAGCCGACTCCTGCCCACTTGAGTGACTTGATTGGCAAGGCCAAGGCCGATGGTGTGCGATTGGTGTTTATCCAAGAAGAGTTTGACGTCAAGAATGCAGAGATTGTCGCAAAAGAGATCGGAGCAAAGACGGTCTTGATCCGTCCTCTCGATGAGGATTGGATGGGGCAGATCCGTCTGTTGATTGACGCTTTTGCTTCCCAAAAAGATGAATAATACTTGTATAGATAAAAAAAACATCCTCGTAGCCCACGGTATTTCTGTGGGTTACGAGGATGCTCCTATCCTGAAGGATGTCTCTTTCAGCATCTATGACAAGGACTTTATCGGAGTGATAGGTCCCAATGGTGGAGGTAAGACGACGTTGATGAAGGCGGTATTGGGGCTGATCGCCCCTTCCGCAGGACATATTGACTACTTTGATGCTCGGGGACATCGTGTATCCTCGCTCGGGATTGGCTATGTGCCACAGCAGAATGCGATAGACAAGGCCTTCCCTATATCGGTCGAACGTGTTGTCGGGTACGGCCTCATGAAGTCAGGAAAGATACATCTCTCGAAGGATGATAGACGGATGGTACTGGAAACACTCGAAAGGGTCGGGATGATGGCATACGCTCGAAGTCCTATCGGAGAGCTTTCGGGCGGACAGTTGCAGAGAGTGTTGCTCGCCAGAGCTATCGTGGCGATGCCTACGCTGCTGATCCTGGACGAGCCCAATACCTATGTGGATAAGCACTTCGAGTCTCAGCTCTATGAGCTTCTCCCGGAGATCAACAAGCATTCTGCAATCCTCATCGTTTCGCACGATGTGGGAGCAGTATGTAAGATGGTTCGGCGTCTCTTCTGTGTCAACCGGGATCTGCATATACATGAGGATATCGATCTCTCTTGTGATGAGTGTAATGACTCTACATCGCTTAGGTATCTGTCTCTGTTAGAGTACAAATAGAGAAAATAATCGAATAAAAAGAGAGTAAATATTAACAGATTAAACCTTAAAGATTAACAATTATTGTGTTAATTCGCGTCGGAAAAATGCGTAATTTGCGAGTATGAGAAGGTCTACGATATGGTTGTTGATTATAGTGATGCTTTCTGCATTTGGCGGTCTGCTGTTCATGCAGATCAACTATATCAATGTCATGTATCAGTACCGAAATGAGCAGTTCAACGAGTCAGTCTACCTCGCTCTCTACCAAGTCAATACTTCCTTGGAGACTGACGAGATACATCGGTGGATCGATGATCAGATCAAGACTGATGTTGTCTATCCCAGTAAATTTGGGCGATACCCCGATCCTCTTAAGTATTCCGAAAGTTTTCAGTTGGATCAGTTGCCCATAGACCCACTCAATCCAAGGTCTAAAAGCAGTGACCGATTTCTTGCGACTTCAAGTCTTATCCAAAATCAGTTGATCAGTCAGCTGGGGTATATCCAAGATAAGTTTAAGGAGTATGCCATAAAAATGGTGATGAAAGGTACTCCCACACCGTTTTATGACCGTGTGACCCAAAATCAGTTGGAGACCTACATGAGCGAGCATCTATCCAAGAGAGGGGTAGGGTTGCACTGCGTATACGAAGTGGTCAATTACAGTAATCAGGTGTTTTTCTCGAATGGTCGAGTGCCTGCAAATAAGCCGGGTGAAGTGTATACTCAGGTTTTATTCCCTAATGACAACCCCTCTGATCTGCATTTCCTGAAGGTTTACTTCCCCGGTAAACAGGATTATATCTCGGGACGAATGGATCTGATGATACCTTCGCTGATCTTCACAACACTCCTGTTTATCTTCTCAGTCATCACCATTATCATCATCTTGCGTCAGAAGAAGTTGGCCGAACTGAAAGCCGATTTCATCAACAATATGACGCACGAGCTCAAGACGCCGGTCTCGACCATCATCCTCGGTTCGCAAATGCTCCGAGATAGTGATGTGAGCAAGACCCCCGAGATGTCCAAGAATATCCTCAACTCCATAGCCGACGAGGGTAAACGTCTCAACTTCCTCATCGAGAAAGTACTACAGATGTCTCTCTTCGACAAGGAGAAAATCGCTTTCAAATTCAAGGAAGTCGATATTCAAGAGCTACTTATGTCTGTCGTGAATACGTTCAGCATCAAGACCGAGAGCTACGGTGGTGGTATCGGCATCGAGCTTGATGCCACTGATACAGATGTATATGTCGATGAGATGCATATCACCAATGTCCTCTTCAACCTTCTCGACAATGCCATCAAGTACCGTCGTCCTGATGTGCCCCCACAACTGACGGTCGGTACTTATAACGAAGGTAATAAGCTGTGTATCTACATCCAAGATAATGGTATAGGGATCAAAAAAGAATACTTGAAGAAGGTCTTCGATCGCTTTTTCCGAGTGCCTACGGGGAACGTCCATGACGTCAAGGGTTTTGGCCTCGGTCTGGCGTATGTGAGTAAGATCGTTCGTGATCATGGGGGCGATATCCGAGCGGAAAGTCAGCTCGGTAAGGGAACAAAGTTTATAATTATTTTGCCACTTATAAATACTAAGTAAATTATGGAACAAAAAATGAGAGTCTTCTTTTGCGAAGATGACGAAAATCTGGGGATGTTGCTTCGTGAATATCTGGTAGCCAAGGGATATGATGCAGTTCTATTCACTGACGGTGAAGCCGGGTATAAAAACTTCGTCAAGGAATCGGATTCTTACGACATCTGTGTCCTCGACGTGATGATGCCTAAGAAAGACGGCTTCTCTCTTGCGGCAGACATCAAGGAGATCAATCCTGATATGCCTATCATCTTCTTGACCGCAAAGACAATGAAAGAAGATGTGCTTGAGGGCTTCAAACTCGGTGCGGATGACTATCTCTCCAAGCCTTTCAGCATGGAAGAACTCATCTTCCGTATCGAGGCTGTCTTGCGCCGTGTCAAGGGTAAAAAGGCTAAGGAAGTGCCATTCTATAAGGTCGGCGAATTTCTCTTTGACACTCAGAAGCAGACCTTGACCATAGGCGAAAAGGTGACCAAGTTGACCACAAAGGAGTGTGAGCTTCTCAATCTCCTTTGCGCTCACGCTAACGAAATCCTTGAGCGTAACTATGCCCTCAAGAGCATTTGGAACGAAGATTCATATTTCAATGCTCGCAGTATGGACGTCTACATTACCAAGCTTCGCAAGCTCCTCAAGGATGACCCACGTGTGGAGATCATCAATATCCACGGTAAGGGGTACAAACTCATCACGCCCGCTTCAGAGTATCCCATGAATGGGGATAATGTGCAAGTGATTTAAGCACGAGCTAAGGG
This is a stretch of genomic DNA from Porphyromonas cangingivalis. It encodes these proteins:
- the radA gene encoding DNA repair protein RadA, with amino-acid sequence MAKKDNKIVYLCSSCGDDFPKWVGKCPSCGAWNTLKEYTVRPESTKNRAVTDLLDRRPIPLNEVSGEEAPRVDMLDGELNRVLGGGLVKGSLVLIGGEPGIGKSTLVLQSVVRHNSLNTLYVSGEESPGQIKLRADRLIDTEQCNQCKLFSETDLDLIIQTAINEQPDLLVIDSIQTMQTASADSSAGSLTQVKECTSALLAFAKEYNIPILIIGHITKDGNLAGPKIMEHLVDTVLRFEGDQNHQYRILRSLKNRFGNTSEIGIYEMRSEGLREVSNPSELLLTGSDDTLSGVCIAATIEGVRPLLIEVQALVSSAIYGTPQRSATGADIRRMNMLLAVLEKRAGFKLIQKDVFLNIAGGLRISDPALDLSILASVLSSNLDLPIPRHVCVTGEVGLSGEVRAVSRIDQRISEAKKIGFSTIVIPKDNTKGMDFSGVGIRVVPVSRVDEAFRFLFKEA
- the priA gene encoding replication restart helicase PriA gives rise to the protein MSPVYVEVLLPLPTQKCRYTYAVPVGMQSTELLYKLVCVSFGHGKVYSGVVVGVLSVPPDPSINYKSIIEIYPYPPLPTFSISLLEWVAEYYMCSQGEVLKAMIPAAYRPDGEAHYGVDEERLEASGDDNLLRTLSALPKRFTLKQFKQTYPETTFKLLLELLHQGIIILSDEQGMAPRPKVVKGWGVSSSFLSDSSKLDHAREMLKRSRGAIRVFEQIVSVHDARLKSRDRDADSPLLPVALISLAERYGVGIAVIKKLRDLGVFEEQEVLLDIQQHRQIQEPLVEDALSSSLKVQYPDAPIVLAHIEASSLSQRVPYALISEAMRAGGQVLLLCPTQEALHELEPLLISYYSEHSLFPFHSNIPPYKRNNTWYEALQGASGLYVGLRKAVWLPFRALKTVIILDEEHVGYRQFEPAPRFNALNVSLVLAKYCRAQAIMTTASPSVERQLLAHEGRYAYLNLPSREPDNNSATLQLISLKDSFKKNKVRGRLLSFEVLDALRENIQAGGKALLLLHRKGYARYVTCEDCGMTLECPQCNVTYRYFENNKNIVCPLCGHHDAVPHSCPDCGQTSLTFGGTGIERLAQEVRYIYPEVSTTVIGEESEAEGMASDILLSSDYEIPRKILRALSLIVIVQFDLLTMKHDFRANERAYRLLCHCQNEAPKLRKFIIQYLSEHQNALLAFQAKDYNLLFEHELQQRALVKYPPFSRMIDAYVESSDKRQAYDLATLFVDRAQQLTELSVFGPAPLPVRKKWVEAGYKLTFMIPIDEDLRAMRRYLEDLAGEILADKAARATRIYFDVDPL
- a CDS encoding low molecular weight protein-tyrosine-phosphatase — protein: MNLKYKILFVCLGNICRSPMAEAVADKLIKSQGLEHLEVDSAGIMGYHEGDKADPRMRKHGGERGYAVTSISRPVTYQDFEDFDLIVGMDDSNIRALYDKAPSVEASRKIVRMADYLTSHPDYDHIPDPYYGGAKGFDLVIDLLEDGVTNLLKQLPKK
- a CDS encoding DNA/RNA non-specific endonuclease, which gives rise to MKRNINILAMASLVMLLFLQCSSCDHKPPQPEDESSVAFDPRFVNGNKVGFQETQIFVNIATNHGWTLTLSSDQDFVEADVLSGNGNSSITLFIRRNEGAERRAEIKVDFSNGLTKTLTLVQLKANEITPDPALASRLEIPKLSGDADSRFVAHYARTTAGKEVMNYCLEFVLSKHQSRWVAFRFDDETRPKNVKRQDTWSDDPKLLGLTAMGTYPYFQGIDMDRGHMVASNDRVFSKEANDQTFYYSNIAPQIGKKFNQYIWQELENKVANWGRSSNLADTLYVVKGITIDKPSDIIGYITSKGNKVTVPVAKKWYMALLKIKDGKYSAIGFIFDHKEYTSTAILPAYRRTIKELQDEVGVDFFHLLPDDVENEVERTVTIKHWPGI